ATTGGGTTTAGGATATACGATCCAAGGATTTCTCATCACAAACAGAAGTGAATTGTAGTCTTTAAATTTTGACTTTTGAATGCGTGACTTTTGACTTCCCCATTCGCGTAGCGTCTCGCAGAGAAGGAGGGGGCTGAGGCTCATGGTTGGTCACAAATGTTCAAACATTTGTCTGGACTGAGTTAAAGACCATTTTTTCTCAATGCAAATATTCTTTAGAGAATCATTGATAATGATAATTGTGTTGAAGCTGGCTCTCCAACTCGATTATTATACAGGTTTATTTCTACTCAAATACGTATTGATAAAATTTACTTACTCTTAACCTTTTCTGAATGAGAATGAGTGACGTTATAAGTAAATTCAGTGAGGAATATATAAAGATTATGTAAAGTACTCTTTTAGCACATTGATTTAAATTTAAAAATATGCGTATATATTTGTATAAGTGTTATATATCTTTTTTTACAAATTCAAGAAAGAATATATGTAAAATCAACATTGTTACTTAATCAATTAAATTTATTTAAGTAACACGGCTTGGAGAAACAAAACTATCTAGCTAAAATTAGCTTGTAACTCCCTTCTCATAGAGCTTATAGCCTGTCTCAGCAATAAATGTTCGAGCCAATCTACTGAATAATCTTCCATCACCCAAAGATTTGTGATTGGCGCTACATTCTGATTTTACAAAAACCATGTTTAGAGAGAGCGTAGTTATTTAAAATAAGGTGTCTATAAAATGACTCTGAGTTATTTAAGAGATAGTGAATATAGCGTCTCAACGTTAGTTGATGTACTCATTTATCGAGCAAAGCACCAGCCAGAACAAAAAGCTTATACATTTTTAAAAAATGGAGAACAAGAAGCAGATAGTTTGACTTATCAAGAACTTCATCTGCGGTCTAGAGCGATCGCTGGTTCTCTGCAAGCTCTTAATCTTGTTGGAGAACGGGCGCTACTCTTTTATCAACCTGGATTAGATTTTATTGCTGCCTTCTTTGGATGTTTATATGCTGGAGTAGTAGCCGTTCCCGCCTATCCACCAAGAAAAAATCAAAATCTGAGTAGACTACAGGCAATTACAGCTGATGCCCAAGCTCAAATAGTACTCACTACAACCACATTACTGAATAACCGTGAGCTTTTTGCTGAACAGGAGTTAGAACTAGGACAGTTGCAATGGTTAACAACCGATGTGTTAACTAATGAACTCACACAATCATGGCAGCAACTAAAACTTGAAGAGAATTCCTTAGCTTTCTTACAATACACTTCTGGTTCTACTGGGAATCCCAAAGGTGTAATGGTCAGTCATGGCAACCTTTTACATAATTCTCGCGCGATCGCCCAATGTTTTGGTCATTCATCCAACAGCAAAGGTTTGATTTGGTTACCTCCTTACCATGATATGGGATTGATTGGTGGTATTTTACAACCTCTTTACGCTGGGTTTCCCGTGGTATTGATGTCACCAGTAGACTTTTTGCAAAAACCCATACGTTGGTTACAAGCAATTTCTCGCTACAAAGCTACTACTAGTGGTGGTCCGAACTTTGCATATGAGCTATGCCTGCGTAAGGCCACACCTGAACATTTAGAAAGTCTAGACTTAAGTAGTTGGGATCTTGCTTTTACGGGTGCCGAACCCATTCGTGCTCAAACGTTGGAGCAATTCACCAAAACTTTTGCACCCTGCGGTTTTAATCAAAAAGCATTCTATCCATGCTATGGTATGGCGGAAACAACTCTGATTGTTTCTGGAGGAGAAAAAACAGAATTACCAATCCTTTGTAAAGTTGATCCTGCAGCACTAGAACAAAATCGAGTAGTCAACGTTATAGATGAACAGATTGATGCTAGAACCTTGGTCGGGTGTGGGCAAAGCTGTCAAGATATGAGCATTGTTATTGTCAATCCCGAGTCTTTAAGTGTTTGTTCGGAGAAACAAATTGGCGAAATCTGGATATCAGGTTCAAGTGTGACTCAAGGCTACTGGAATCAAGCTGAACTCACAGAGAAAAACTTCTATGCTTATGCAGATATGGGAGAAGGTCCATTTTTGCGTACAGGAGATTTGGGATTTTTACAAGATGATGAACTGTTTGTCACAGGTCGGATTAAAGATATCATCATTATTCGTGGGCAAAACCATTATCCTCAAGATATTGAACTCACTGTAGAGAAGAGTCATCCTGCTTTGAGAGTAGGTTGTTTAGCTGCCTTCGCGGTAGAATCCAAAGGTTCTGAAAGATTGGTTGTTGTTGCTGAAGTTGAAAGAACTTACTTAAAGAAATTAAACATTCAAGAAGTCGTCAATAAGATTAGACAAACAGTAGTAACAGAACATGGGTTAGATGTATTTGCTGTGGTATTGGTGAAGACTGGAAGTATTCCAAAAACTTCTAGTGGTAAAATTCGCCGTTACGTCTGTCGAACCGCATTTTTGTCAGGCAGCTTGGATGTTGTCCAAGACTGGAGTGAAAGTCCAGAAAGTACTAAAAAATATATCAATTTACAGGCAGAAATTGAAACTATTTTGCATAAATTGCAAATTGAGACACAAGGGTAGAACTGAGAGTGATAAAAGCTTACGTAGCGAATATCAACAAGAAATTATTATGTTATCTGTGGAGGATTTACTCTTCGTAGATGAAGTGGGACTGAACTTAGGAATGGCTCGCCAATTCGGATGGGCGCTATCAGAACAAAGAGCTTATGGGACTCGCCCTTAACAACAAGGTCAAAATGTCAGCCTAAATCAATACAGTTCAGTTAAGAATTTCTTTCTTCTCTTCGCGTTCTTTGCATTCTTCTCTGCAAGACGCTTCGCGAAAGCGGTTCGTTAAAAAAGTTGACTTTGACAAAGAGTTTTAGCCTTAACTG
The Nostoc punctiforme PCC 73102 genome window above contains:
- a CDS encoding fatty acyl-AMP ligase, with the protein product MTLSYLRDSEYSVSTLVDVLIYRAKHQPEQKAYTFLKNGEQEADSLTYQELHLRSRAIAGSLQALNLVGERALLFYQPGLDFIAAFFGCLYAGVVAVPAYPPRKNQNLSRLQAITADAQAQIVLTTTTLLNNRELFAEQELELGQLQWLTTDVLTNELTQSWQQLKLEENSLAFLQYTSGSTGNPKGVMVSHGNLLHNSRAIAQCFGHSSNSKGLIWLPPYHDMGLIGGILQPLYAGFPVVLMSPVDFLQKPIRWLQAISRYKATTSGGPNFAYELCLRKATPEHLESLDLSSWDLAFTGAEPIRAQTLEQFTKTFAPCGFNQKAFYPCYGMAETTLIVSGGEKTELPILCKVDPAALEQNRVVNVIDEQIDARTLVGCGQSCQDMSIVIVNPESLSVCSEKQIGEIWISGSSVTQGYWNQAELTEKNFYAYADMGEGPFLRTGDLGFLQDDELFVTGRIKDIIIIRGQNHYPQDIELTVEKSHPALRVGCLAAFAVESKGSERLVVVAEVERTYLKKLNIQEVVNKIRQTVVTEHGLDVFAVVLVKTGSIPKTSSGKIRRYVCRTAFLSGSLDVVQDWSESPESTKKYINLQAEIETILHKLQIETQG